Proteins encoded in a region of the Vitis riparia cultivar Riparia Gloire de Montpellier isolate 1030 chromosome 7, EGFV_Vit.rip_1.0, whole genome shotgun sequence genome:
- the LOC117919340 gene encoding endoglucanase 17 has translation MALYPVSASSSFSSSSTLLILLCFFTSSLLLCNAFQHHHHPRVARHNYRDALTKSILFFEGQRSGRLPSNQRMTWRRDSGLSDGAAMHVDLVGGYYDAGDNVKFGFPMAFTTTMLSWSVIEFGGLMKGELQHAKEAIRWATDYLLKATVHPDTIYVQVGDANKDHACWERPEDMDTSRSVFKVDRNTPGSDVAAETAAALAAASVVFRRSDPTYSKLLIRRAIRVFQFADRYRGAYSNGLKNYVCPFYCSYSGYQDELLWGAAWLHKATRNPTFLSYIQVNGQTLGADDSDNTFGWDNKHVGARILLSKAFLLQKVQSLHDYKGHADNFICSLIPGTPFSQAQYTPGGLLFKMSDSNMQYVTSTSFLLVTYAKYLTSAHKVVNCGGTIITPKRLRVIAKKQVDYLLGDNPLKMSYMVGYGPRYPQRIHHRGSSLPSIAKHPAKIQCSAGFNIMHSQSPNPNILVGAVVGGPDQHDRFPDQRSDFEQSEPSTYTNAPLVGALTYLAHSFGQL, from the exons ATGGCTCTCTACCCTgtttctgcttcttcttctttttcttcttcttctactcttCTCATTCTCCTCTGTTTCTTCACCTCATCTCTGCTTCTCTGCAATGCCTTCCAACATCATCACCACCCTCGAGTTGCTAGGCACAACTACAGAGATGCCCTCACCAAATCTATACTATTTTTTGAAGGCCAGAGGTCAGGGAGGCTCCCTTCTAACCAGAGAATGACTTGGAGGAGAGACTCTGGCCTTTCAGATGGGGCAGCCATGCAT GTGGATTTGGTTGGAGGGTACTATGACGCAGGGGACAATGTGAAGTTTGGGTTCCCAATGGCCTTCACCACCACCATGCTTTCATGGAGTGTGATCGAGTTTGGTGGGTTGATGAAAGGTGAGTTGCAGCATGCCAAAGAAGCCATTCGTTGGGCCACTGATTACCTCCTCAAAGCCACTGTCCATCCAGACACCATTTACGTTCAG GTGGGTGATGCTAATAAGGATCACGCTTGTTGGGAGAGACCAGAGGACATGGACACTTCAAGGAGTGTTTTCAAGGTAGACAGAAACACCCCTGGTTCAGATGTAGCTGCTGAAACTGCAGCTGCTCTTGCTGCTGCTTCTGTGGTCTTCAGAAGAAGTGACCCTACATACTCCAAGCTTCTCATCAGGAGAGCTATTAGG GTGTTTCAGTTTGCTGACAGGTACAGAGGAGCATACAGCAATGGATTGAAAAACTATGTGTGCCCCTTCTATTGCTCTTATTCTGGTTATCAG GATGAGTTGCTGTGGGGTGCTGCATGGTTGCACAAAGCCACCAGGAACCCCACCTTCTTGAGCTACATTCAAGTAAATGGCCAGACCCTTGGGGCTGATGATTCTGACAATACATTTGGATGGGATAACAAGCATGTTGGAGCAAGGATTCTTCTCTCTAAG GCATTCCTTCTCCAAAAGGTGCAGTCCCTCCATGATTACAAAGGTCATGCAGACAACTTCATATGTTCTCTGATACCAGGAACTCCTTTCTCGCAAGCCCAGTACACCCCAG GTGGGTTGCTGTTCAAGATGAGTGACAGCAACATGCAGTATGTGACCTCCACTTCATTCCTGCTTGTAACCTATGCCAAGTACTTAACTTCAGCCCACAAAGTTGTGAACTGCGGTGGAACCATTATCACCCCAAAGAGGCTTCGAGTCATTGCTAAGAAACAG GTGGACTACCTCTTGGGGGACAACCCCTTGAAGATGTCCTACATGGTGGGGTATGGTCCAAGGTACCCACAAAGGATACACCACAGGGGCTCATCACTGCCCTCAATTGCCAAACACCCGGCAAAGATCCAATGCTCTGCAGGCTTCAATATCATGCACTCTCAATCCCCAAATCCTAACATCTTGGTGGGGGCAGTGGTTGGTGGGCCAGACCAGCATGATAGGTTCCCAGATCAACGGTCAGATTTCGAGCAATCAGAGCCATCGACCTATACCAATGCCCCACTTGTGGGAGCACTGACTTATCTAGCACACTCATTTGGGCAGCTCTAG